In Streptomyces alboniger, the following are encoded in one genomic region:
- a CDS encoding phosphatidylinositol-specific phospholipase C domain-containing protein translates to MTVRRGVVGLMAGAVVAWGALGGGTAVAADGPAPDSAYSATTGVGLHNAYEKAKYPYFADALDSGAGMLELDVWTNGFGSGWRVSHSNPLGNDNNCENAQHPGELRTKPRNQTLTGCLRDMRTWHDARPGHRPVLVKVELKDGFQARRGRGPADLDALLTSVLGDAVYRPGQLAAGHPTLDDAVRAKGWPSRSELAGKFVVELIPGTVEQGNPADTLWTDREYATHLRDLAAAGRLGEAAAFPAVLGAGAGDPRGRYADPSIRPWFVLFDGDATAYAGGGIDTRWYADRRYLLVMTDAHNVAPAIDGTRPTEAQAKERVALLAGRHASIVSSDWYSLPGVLSTVLPRG, encoded by the coding sequence ATGACGGTGCGCAGGGGAGTGGTGGGGCTGATGGCGGGAGCCGTCGTCGCGTGGGGCGCCCTGGGGGGCGGGACCGCGGTCGCCGCCGACGGCCCCGCGCCGGACTCCGCGTACTCGGCCACGACCGGCGTCGGTCTGCACAACGCGTACGAGAAGGCGAAGTACCCGTACTTCGCCGACGCCCTCGACTCGGGCGCCGGGATGCTCGAACTCGACGTGTGGACCAACGGATTCGGCAGCGGCTGGCGGGTGTCGCACAGCAACCCGCTCGGCAACGACAACAACTGCGAGAACGCCCAGCACCCCGGCGAACTGCGCACCAAGCCGCGCAACCAGACTCTGACCGGGTGCTTGAGGGACATGCGCACCTGGCACGACGCCCGCCCCGGCCACCGGCCCGTCCTGGTCAAGGTCGAGCTGAAGGACGGGTTCCAGGCCAGGCGCGGGCGCGGCCCCGCGGATCTCGACGCGCTTCTGACGAGCGTGCTCGGCGACGCCGTGTACCGGCCGGGCCAACTGGCCGCAGGGCACCCCACCCTCGACGACGCCGTACGGGCCAAGGGCTGGCCGTCGCGCTCCGAACTCGCGGGGAAGTTCGTGGTCGAGCTGATACCCGGCACCGTCGAACAGGGCAACCCCGCGGACACCCTGTGGACCGACCGCGAGTACGCCACCCATCTGCGCGACCTCGCCGCGGCGGGCCGCCTCGGGGAAGCCGCCGCCTTCCCCGCCGTGCTCGGCGCCGGGGCGGGGGATCCGCGCGGCCGGTACGCGGACCCCTCGATCCGGCCGTGGTTCGTGCTGTTCGACGGGGACGCCACGGCGTACGCGGGCGGGGGCATCGACACGCGGTGGTACGCCGACCGGCGCTACCTCCTCGTCATGACCGACGCCCACAACGTCGCCCCCGCCATCGACGGCACGCGCCCGACCGAGGCACAGGCGAAGGAACGGGTCGCCCTGCTCGCGGGCCGGCACGCCAGCATCGTCTCGTCGGACTGGTATTCGCTGCCGGGCGTGCTCTCGACCGTACTCCCGAGAGGCTGA
- a CDS encoding SWIM zinc finger family protein: MSPRGGALGGGGLGRASGMSETSRMGSGRVFPALPAHPDPEAPFAASWWGNAWIGALEESALDQGRLARGRAYAREGAVDTITVAPGRIVAYVHGSRPRPYRAEIRLRTMLPDHWDRFLDAVATDPAHIAALLDKDMPHALADAAARADVPLLPGARELAPSCTCPDRGHPCKHAAALAYQTARLLDADPFVLLLLRGGEEQDLLDELSRRNAHKAAAEQQPAPPAPDTSRGPTLPGTLARDALATEYRPAPPPPQAPPAHPGEPPVLPSLPGAPDPTSLEFLVTDAAARAHAFLTTGADPFTAASPWHDAVRLAACHPGLTGRRTFSRPFAELARSVGRTPADLSRAAAAWRQGGEEGLAVLETPWDPPAGPFDRARGSLAGADLPRMTIHRNTLTNAEASLQIRYGRDGRWYPYRSEPGAEDWWPEGEADVDVVGALTAVLGA, translated from the coding sequence GTGAGCCCGCGCGGTGGCGCCCTGGGCGGCGGAGGCCTGGGCCGGGCCAGCGGCATGAGTGAGACGAGCCGCATGGGCAGCGGCCGCGTCTTCCCCGCCCTGCCGGCGCACCCCGATCCCGAGGCGCCCTTCGCCGCCTCCTGGTGGGGGAACGCCTGGATCGGCGCACTGGAGGAGAGCGCCCTGGACCAGGGGCGCCTGGCGCGCGGCCGGGCGTACGCCCGCGAAGGCGCGGTCGACACGATCACCGTCGCGCCGGGCCGCATCGTCGCGTACGTCCACGGCAGCCGCCCCCGCCCCTACCGCGCGGAGATCCGCCTGCGCACGATGCTCCCCGACCACTGGGACCGCTTCCTGGACGCGGTGGCCACCGACCCCGCGCACATCGCGGCGCTGCTCGACAAGGACATGCCGCACGCCCTCGCCGACGCGGCGGCCCGCGCGGACGTCCCCCTCCTGCCGGGCGCCCGCGAACTCGCGCCGTCCTGCACCTGCCCGGACCGCGGCCACCCCTGCAAACACGCGGCCGCCCTCGCCTATCAGACGGCCCGCCTCCTGGACGCCGACCCCTTCGTCCTGCTGCTGCTCCGCGGCGGTGAGGAGCAGGACCTCCTCGACGAACTGTCCCGCCGCAACGCGCACAAGGCGGCGGCCGAGCAGCAGCCCGCCCCGCCCGCGCCCGACACCTCCCGCGGACCCACCCTCCCCGGCACCCTCGCCCGGGACGCCCTGGCCACCGAGTACCGCCCGGCGCCGCCGCCCCCGCAGGCGCCCCCGGCCCACCCCGGCGAGCCTCCCGTGCTGCCCTCCCTGCCGGGAGCCCCGGACCCGACCTCCCTGGAATTCCTGGTCACGGACGCGGCGGCGAGGGCCCACGCCTTCCTCACCACCGGCGCGGACCCCTTCACCGCCGCGTCCCCCTGGCACGACGCGGTCCGCCTCGCGGCCTGCCACCCCGGCCTCACGGGCCGCCGCACCTTCAGCCGCCCCTTCGCCGAGCTGGCCCGCTCGGTGGGCCGCACCCCCGCCGACCTGTCCCGGGCGGCCGCGGCCTGGCGCCAGGGCGGCGAGGAGGGCCTGGCGGTCCTGGAAACCCCCTGGGACCCCCCGGCGGGCCCCTTCGACCGGGCCCGCGGCTCCCTCGCCGGGGCGGACCTCCCCCGCATGACGATCCATCGCAACACCCTGACGAACGCGGAAGCATCCCTCCAGATCCGCTACGGCCGCGACGGCCGCTGGTACCCGTACCGCAGCGAGCCGGGCGCGGAGGACTGGTGGCCCGAGGGGGAGGCGGACGTGGACGTGGTGGGGGCGCTGACGGCGGTGCTCGGTGCGTGA
- a CDS encoding nucleotidyltransferase domain-containing protein — MNDQAFLDHVADRLAALPGVDAVALGGSRAQGTHTADSDWDTAVYYRGPSFEPAALRGVGWEGEVSELGAWGGGVFNGGAWLTVDGRRVDVHYRDLDVVERVLAEAEEGRFHWEPLMFHLAGIPSYLLVAELAVNKVLRGELPRPAYPEALRREAPRVWLDRARATLGYARAGNAPRAQPTEVAGALATAAMQGAHAVLAARGEWVTNEKRLLERAGLRHVDAIIASLGDGADSLAAALTEAAELIESAAAKAAESH; from the coding sequence ATGAACGACCAAGCCTTCCTCGACCACGTCGCCGACCGGCTCGCCGCCCTCCCCGGCGTCGACGCCGTCGCCCTCGGCGGCTCCCGCGCGCAGGGCACCCACACCGCCGACAGCGACTGGGACACCGCCGTCTATTACCGGGGCCCCTCCTTCGAACCGGCCGCGCTGCGCGGGGTCGGCTGGGAGGGCGAGGTCTCGGAGCTGGGCGCGTGGGGCGGCGGCGTGTTCAACGGCGGGGCGTGGCTCACCGTCGACGGACGCCGCGTCGACGTGCACTACCGCGATCTCGACGTGGTCGAGCGTGTCCTCGCGGAGGCCGAGGAGGGGCGGTTCCACTGGGAGCCGCTGATGTTCCACCTCGCCGGGATCCCCAGCTACCTGCTCGTCGCCGAACTTGCCGTCAACAAGGTGCTGCGGGGCGAACTGCCGCGCCCCGCCTACCCCGAGGCCCTGCGCCGCGAGGCGCCCCGCGTCTGGCTCGACCGCGCCCGCGCGACCCTCGGCTACGCCCGCGCGGGCAACGCCCCGCGCGCCCAGCCCACCGAGGTCGCCGGCGCCCTCGCCACGGCCGCGATGCAGGGCGCCCACGCGGTCCTAGCGGCACGCGGTGAATGGGTCACCAACGAGAAGCGGCTCCTGGAGCGGGCCGGACTGCGGCACGTGGACGCGATCATCGCCTCGCTGGGGGACGGCGCCGACTCCCTGGCCGCCGCGCTCACCGAGGCGGCGGAACTCATCGAGTCGGCCGCCGCGAAGGCAGCGGAGTCCCACTGA
- a CDS encoding 2'-5' RNA ligase family protein, translating to MSNEVREPAGAVSDAAGGGWADLPGDTALTIRVPEANPLVRTGLPAHVTVLYPFLNTSRFTASTHADLTNLFAAHTPFTLAFTEFRRYPGVLYLPPQPETPVRALTASLTARWPEAVPYRGIFTPPLAPHLTLANHEGPDTCQAAYDALESELAPHLPITGQVDAVHLIVTDGAGGAWRDLATYRLGVRYGLRPTREYGPSSHAG from the coding sequence GTGAGCAACGAGGTACGAGAACCGGCAGGGGCAGTCTCCGACGCGGCGGGCGGCGGGTGGGCCGACCTGCCCGGTGACACGGCCCTCACCATCCGCGTCCCCGAGGCGAACCCCCTGGTGAGGACGGGCCTCCCCGCCCATGTGACCGTGCTCTACCCCTTCCTCAACACGTCCCGCTTCACCGCCTCCACCCATGCCGACCTGACGAACCTCTTCGCGGCCCACACGCCCTTCACCCTGGCGTTCACCGAGTTCCGCCGCTACCCGGGCGTCCTCTACCTCCCCCCGCAGCCCGAGACCCCGGTCCGCGCCCTCACCGCGTCCCTCACCGCCCGCTGGCCCGAGGCGGTCCCCTACCGCGGCATCTTCACACCGCCCCTGGCACCCCATCTGACGCTCGCGAACCACGAGGGCCCCGACACCTGTCAGGCCGCCTACGACGCCCTGGAGTCCGAGCTGGCCCCTCACCTGCCGATCACCGGACAGGTGGACGCGGTCCACCTGATCGTGACCGACGGGGCGGGCGGCGCGTGGCGGGACCTCGCCACGTACCGCCTGGGCGTCCGCTACGGTTTGCGGCCGACAAGGGAGTACGGCCCCTCGTCACACGCGGGGTGA
- a CDS encoding ATP-binding protein: MSAAEVCVSFALAPRPNSVAQARRLMRVRFGEWAVRDDDACDAAALILSELVTNAVVHTASRRIICELCADTERLRIAVRDEGCGTRTPRPVHRGADEEHGRGLLLVDAVSSAWGVHDAGPGIGRTVWAELRRTPKGAPEFA; encoded by the coding sequence GTGAGCGCTGCCGAGGTCTGCGTCAGTTTCGCCCTCGCCCCGCGACCGAACTCCGTAGCGCAAGCCAGACGGCTCATGCGCGTGCGGTTCGGCGAGTGGGCGGTGCGGGACGACGACGCCTGCGACGCGGCGGCACTCATACTCTCCGAACTGGTCACCAATGCCGTGGTGCACACCGCGAGCCGGCGGATCATCTGCGAGCTCTGCGCGGATACGGAGAGGCTGCGAATAGCCGTACGTGACGAAGGCTGCGGTACTCGGACGCCGCGCCCGGTGCACAGGGGGGCCGACGAGGAGCACGGGAGGGGATTGCTTCTCGTCGACGCGGTGAGCAGTGCGTGGGGCGTCCACGACGCGGGGCCCGGAATCGGGCGGACGGTGTGGGCGGAGTTGCGCAGGACGCCGAAGGGAGCGCCGGAGTTCGCGTAG
- a CDS encoding DUF3574 domain-containing protein has product MARSLSRTTRTRLAVAGAVAAALAVGAPVAYASLDGEARPSSSAASAASTTASTAARGKPFTETRLFFGTERPDGGPAVTDKQFMAFIDKEVTPGFPDGLTIQDGRGQWRDSNGRIERERSYELILLYPTGEARKKDVLIEEIRGDYEKAFAQDSVARLDERTRADF; this is encoded by the coding sequence GTGGCTCGCAGCCTCTCCCGCACCACCCGCACCCGACTCGCCGTGGCGGGCGCCGTGGCCGCGGCCCTCGCGGTCGGCGCCCCGGTGGCGTACGCCTCCCTGGACGGCGAGGCACGGCCGTCGTCCTCGGCCGCGTCCGCCGCCTCGACGACCGCCTCGACGGCCGCCCGGGGCAAGCCCTTCACCGAGACCCGGCTCTTCTTCGGCACGGAGCGCCCCGACGGCGGGCCCGCCGTTACCGACAAGCAGTTCATGGCCTTCATCGACAAGGAGGTCACGCCTGGCTTCCCCGACGGGCTGACCATCCAGGACGGGCGCGGTCAGTGGCGCGACTCCAACGGCAGGATCGAGCGGGAACGTTCGTACGAACTGATCCTGCTGTACCCGACGGGCGAGGCCCGCAAGAAGGACGTCCTGATCGAGGAGATCCGCGGCGACTACGAGAAGGCGTTCGCGCAGGACTCGGTGGCGCGGCTCGACGAACGGACGCGGGCCGACTTCTGA
- a CDS encoding amidohydrolase, whose product MTPPPGPAASDPARARPADLLITGCTALTHGPQGAIVFIDDATIVVRDGLIVSVTASGAATAGTGPGVGPERAAEHIDGRGTVALPGLVNCHTHTPMVALRGLAEDLPAHAWFNEWIWPVESNLTERVVRLGARLACAEMIRGGVTTFADHYFAMDAVADVTEESGLRAVLGQAYFSSQGPEGRAASLDFALRRRGTAGGRVTTCLAPHAPYTVDDADLAATAGLAREHGLLVHLHAAENREQTDNSLARHGRTPIEVLEQAGLLDVDLLIAHATGLDTARDLPALRRARGRVAVATAPRGYLKFAWDTTPVRALREAGIPVGLATDGAASNNTLDVWESMTLTALVQKHAEHDPTWLTARQALDHATRQSARAVGLGEEIGSLAAGRRADIVLVDVTGPHTQPVHDLAATLVHSARSADVRTSVVDGRVLMRDRELLTVDVPQTVRELGELLPELIDRSHGRRVQEYEG is encoded by the coding sequence ATGACGCCGCCTCCCGGACCGGCCGCTTCGGACCCGGCCCGCGCCCGCCCCGCCGATCTCCTCATCACCGGCTGCACGGCTCTGACCCACGGCCCCCAGGGCGCGATCGTCTTCATCGACGACGCCACGATCGTCGTACGTGACGGACTCATCGTCTCGGTCACCGCCTCCGGGGCCGCCACCGCGGGGACCGGGCCCGGGGTGGGCCCGGAGCGTGCCGCCGAGCACATCGACGGCCGGGGCACGGTCGCCCTCCCCGGCCTCGTCAACTGCCATACGCACACCCCCATGGTCGCCCTGCGCGGGCTGGCCGAGGACCTGCCCGCCCACGCGTGGTTCAACGAGTGGATCTGGCCCGTCGAGTCCAATCTGACCGAGCGCGTGGTCCGGCTCGGCGCGCGCCTCGCCTGCGCGGAGATGATCCGCGGCGGCGTCACCACCTTCGCCGACCACTACTTCGCGATGGACGCGGTGGCCGACGTCACCGAGGAGAGCGGCCTGCGCGCCGTCCTCGGCCAGGCCTACTTCAGCTCCCAGGGGCCCGAGGGCCGGGCCGCCTCCCTCGACTTCGCCCTGCGACGGCGCGGCACCGCGGGCGGCCGCGTCACCACCTGCCTCGCCCCGCACGCCCCCTACACCGTCGACGACGCCGACCTCGCCGCCACCGCCGGACTCGCCCGCGAGCACGGCCTCCTCGTCCACCTCCACGCCGCGGAGAACCGCGAGCAGACCGACAACAGCCTGGCCCGGCACGGGCGCACACCCATCGAGGTCCTGGAGCAGGCCGGACTCCTCGACGTGGATCTCCTCATCGCCCACGCCACCGGCCTCGACACCGCCCGCGACCTGCCCGCACTGCGCCGCGCCCGCGGACGCGTCGCCGTGGCCACCGCGCCCCGCGGCTATCTGAAGTTCGCCTGGGACACCACGCCCGTGCGGGCGCTGCGCGAGGCCGGCATTCCCGTCGGCCTGGCCACGGACGGCGCCGCGTCCAACAACACCCTCGACGTGTGGGAGTCCATGACGCTCACCGCCCTCGTCCAGAAGCACGCGGAGCACGACCCGACCTGGCTCACCGCCCGCCAGGCCCTGGACCACGCCACCCGGCAGAGCGCGCGAGCCGTCGGCCTCGGCGAGGAGATCGGGAGCCTCGCCGCGGGGCGGCGGGCCGACATCGTCCTCGTGGATGTGACCGGCCCGCACACCCAGCCCGTGCACGACCTGGCCGCCACCCTCGTACACAGTGCCCGCTCCGCGGACGTACGCACCTCGGTCGTGGACGGCCGGGTCCTGATGCGCGACCGTGAACTGCTGACCGTCGATGTGCCGCAAACCGTACGGGAGTTGGGGGAACTCCTGCCCGAACTCATCGACCGGAGCCACGGCAGGCGCGTCCAGGAGTACGAGGGCTAA
- a CDS encoding DEAD/DEAH box helicase: protein MTVEAESVATAVAPVAAERALLVRSCAAVFLPAEVPREGRIAFWRADGGELPGAAGIVRGELGAGGAGVAGGGGVPGGLSRGGRGDSGGARGGLAADGPGGARGGLAADGPGSMRGGLATDGPHPTRGDLLVARKHGKGARARTVPALFLPVADAVPLLLRAARPHPAAACWAAAARHALHLAARGRLLPGLTAGDHDAWRAGPLDETDVAQLRAIAAALPAEGHAVPLPGSGPLLLPEPVALVRAFVDAVVDALPRTPAAPHAVGAPFAAREPQRLPGAREWAAEVAAGMDAGVRVSLRLDLRTHEVFDVGEGTGAGVGSRGGRPGPDAEGPGSGGEGDTPEEVPRAAVATPAAAVVQVHSLADPSLVTDVPGLWAGADHFGPRAKVDTLLAIRRAARVWPPLARLLQRPRPDVLPLSEDELYDLLGAAAGRLGAAGVAVHWPRELTRGLTATAVVRPAPGTAADNFDFFKTEELLQFRWQLALGDQPDDLLTEAELDLLAEAHRPVVRLRDQWVLVDPALVRKARKRDLGLLDPVDALSVALTGTAEVDGEQVPAVPLGALAQLRERVTDDLDTIAQPPGLHATLRDYQLRGLAWLDRMTSLGLGGCLADDMGLGKTITLIALHLHRAHPAPTLVVCPASLLGNWQREIERFAPGVPVRRFHGPARSLDGLTCGFVLTTYATMRTSAPELADRTWGLVVADEAQHVKNPHAATAKALRTIPSPARVALTGTPVENNLSELWALLDWTTPGLLGPLKAFRARHARLVEGGDPGGTGANDEALARLARLVRPFLLRRKKSDPGIAPELPPKTETDHPVTLTREQISLYEAVVRETLARIEASDGIARRGLVMKLLMALKQICNHPAQYLKDGVLTTRSGRARSGKLELLDELLDTILTESDSAGAVLVFTQYVEMGRLLQTHLSSRGIPCQLLHGGTPVARREEMVDRFQSGEVPVFLLSLKAAGTGLNLTRAGHVIHYDRWWNPAVEEQATDRAYRIGQTQPVQVHRLVTEGTVEDRVAELLAAKKALADAVLGEGGESALTELSDAELADLVALRRTA, encoded by the coding sequence ATGACGGTGGAGGCGGAGTCGGTGGCGACGGCCGTGGCGCCCGTGGCGGCCGAGCGCGCTCTCCTCGTACGTTCCTGCGCGGCCGTCTTTCTTCCGGCGGAGGTGCCGAGGGAGGGCCGGATCGCTTTCTGGCGGGCGGACGGGGGAGAGCTTCCGGGGGCGGCCGGGATCGTGCGGGGGGAGCTGGGGGCAGGCGGCGCGGGTGTCGCGGGCGGCGGGGGTGTGCCGGGTGGGCTTTCGAGAGGCGGCCGGGGCGACTCGGGCGGTGCGCGAGGCGGTCTCGCGGCGGATGGCCCCGGCGGTGCGCGGGGCGGCCTCGCGGCGGACGGCCCCGGCAGCATGCGAGGCGGCCTCGCCACGGACGGCCCCCACCCCACGCGGGGCGACCTCCTCGTCGCCCGTAAGCACGGCAAAGGCGCCCGCGCCCGAACCGTGCCCGCGCTGTTCCTGCCGGTCGCCGACGCCGTGCCGCTCCTGTTGCGCGCCGCGCGCCCGCATCCCGCCGCCGCTTGCTGGGCCGCGGCCGCCCGGCACGCACTCCATCTGGCCGCCCGGGGCAGGCTGCTGCCCGGACTCACCGCGGGCGATCACGACGCGTGGCGTGCGGGCCCCCTGGACGAGACCGACGTCGCCCAGTTGCGGGCCATCGCCGCCGCCCTGCCCGCCGAGGGGCACGCCGTACCGCTGCCGGGAAGCGGGCCTCTGCTCCTGCCCGAGCCGGTCGCCCTGGTCAGAGCCTTCGTGGACGCCGTGGTGGACGCGCTGCCCCGCACCCCCGCCGCCCCGCACGCCGTCGGCGCCCCCTTCGCCGCGCGCGAGCCGCAGCGGCTGCCGGGCGCGCGGGAGTGGGCCGCGGAGGTCGCGGCCGGGATGGACGCGGGGGTGCGGGTGTCCTTGCGGCTCGACCTGCGGACCCACGAGGTGTTCGACGTGGGGGAGGGGACGGGGGCGGGGGTGGGGTCTCGTGGAGGGAGGCCCGGTCCCGACGCGGAAGGGCCGGGCTCGGGAGGCGAGGGCGACACCCCGGAGGAGGTGCCCCGCGCGGCCGTGGCGACCCCCGCGGCCGCCGTCGTGCAGGTGCACAGCCTCGCCGATCCCTCCCTGGTGACCGACGTGCCCGGGCTCTGGGCGGGCGCCGACCACTTCGGCCCGCGCGCCAAGGTCGACACGCTGCTCGCCATCCGCCGCGCCGCCCGCGTATGGCCCCCGCTCGCCCGGCTCCTGCAACGGCCCCGCCCCGACGTGCTGCCGCTGAGCGAGGACGAGCTGTACGACCTGCTGGGCGCGGCCGCCGGCCGGCTCGGCGCGGCGGGAGTGGCCGTCCACTGGCCGCGGGAGCTGACCCGCGGCCTCACCGCGACGGCCGTCGTCCGCCCCGCCCCCGGCACGGCAGCCGACAACTTCGACTTCTTCAAGACCGAGGAACTCCTGCAATTCCGCTGGCAGTTGGCGCTCGGCGACCAGCCCGACGACCTGCTGACCGAGGCGGAGCTCGACCTGCTGGCGGAGGCGCACCGCCCGGTGGTCCGCCTCCGTGACCAATGGGTCCTGGTCGACCCCGCGCTCGTACGCAAGGCACGCAAGCGCGACCTCGGCCTGCTCGACCCGGTGGACGCCCTCTCGGTCGCGCTCACCGGCACGGCGGAGGTCGACGGCGAGCAGGTGCCCGCCGTGCCCCTCGGCGCGCTCGCACAGCTGCGCGAGCGCGTGACGGACGACCTCGACACGATCGCCCAGCCGCCGGGACTGCACGCGACCCTGCGCGACTACCAACTGCGGGGCCTGGCCTGGCTGGACCGCATGACCTCGCTCGGCCTCGGCGGCTGTCTCGCCGACGACATGGGCCTCGGCAAGACGATCACGCTGATCGCCCTCCACCTCCACCGGGCGCACCCCGCGCCGACGCTCGTGGTCTGCCCGGCATCGCTGCTCGGCAACTGGCAGCGGGAGATCGAGCGGTTCGCGCCGGGCGTCCCGGTGCGCCGCTTCCACGGCCCGGCCCGCAGCCTCGACGGCCTGACCTGCGGCTTCGTCCTCACCACATACGCCACGATGCGTACGAGCGCTCCCGAACTGGCCGACAGGACCTGGGGGCTGGTCGTCGCCGACGAGGCGCAGCACGTCAAGAACCCGCACGCGGCGACGGCGAAGGCGCTGCGCACGATCCCCTCCCCGGCCCGCGTCGCCCTCACCGGCACCCCCGTGGAGAACAACCTCTCCGAGCTGTGGGCCCTGCTCGACTGGACGACCCCCGGCCTGCTCGGCCCCCTGAAGGCGTTCCGCGCCCGGCACGCCCGCCTGGTGGAGGGCGGCGACCCCGGCGGGACCGGCGCGAACGACGAGGCGCTGGCCCGCCTCGCCCGTCTCGTACGCCCCTTCCTCCTGCGCCGCAAGAAGTCCGACCCGGGCATCGCGCCGGAACTGCCGCCGAAGACGGAGACCGACCACCCCGTCACGCTCACCCGCGAACAGATTTCGCTCTACGAGGCGGTGGTGCGCGAGACGCTGGCCCGCATCGAGGCCTCGGACGGCATCGCCCGCCGCGGCCTGGTGATGAAGCTGCTCATGGCGCTGAAGCAGATCTGCAACCACCCCGCGCAGTACTTGAAGGACGGCGTGCTCACGACGCGGTCGGGCCGGGCGCGCTCCGGCAAGCTGGAGCTTCTCGACGAACTCCTCGACACGATCCTCACGGAGTCGGACAGCGCGGGCGCGGTCCTGGTCTTCACGCAGTACGTGGAGATGGGCCGCCTCCTCCAGACCCACCTGTCGTCCAGGGGCATCCCCTGCCAGCTGCTGCACGGCGGGACGCCGGTCGCCCGGCGCGAGGAGATGGTGGACCGCTTCCAGTCGGGCGAGGTCCCCGTCTTCCTGCTGTCTCTGAAGGCGGCGGGCACCGGCCTCAACCTCACCCGGGCGGGCCACGTCATCCACTACGACCGCTGGTGGAACCCCGCCGTCGAGGAACAGGCCACCGACCGCGCCTACCGCATCGGGCAGACCCAGCCGGTACAGGTGCACCGCCTGGTCACGGAGGGCACGGTCGAGGACCGCGTCGCCGAACTCCTCGCGGCGAAGAAGGCGTTGGCGGACGCGGTGCTCGGCGAGGGCGGCGAATCCGCGCTCACCGAGCTGTCCGACGCGGAGCTGGCGGACCTGGTGGCGCTGCGGAGGACGGCGTGA
- a CDS encoding DUF899 domain-containing protein, with protein MGLPDIVTREEWLVAREELLVKEKAATRARDALNAARRGLPMVEVDKEYYFDGSAGKATLLDLFDGRDQLIVYHFMFAPEWDAGCRSCSAFLDQIGHLAHLRARGTNFVAVSRAPYTALLTFKARMGWTVPWFSTNGGDFNYDFQASFTEEPRDVPAINCFLRDGDRVYHTYATFARGLDGIGSTSSLLDLTALGRQEEWERPAGRASALGAPAGSARVRYHDEYED; from the coding sequence ATGGGACTTCCGGACATCGTCACACGCGAGGAGTGGCTCGTCGCGCGTGAGGAGTTGCTGGTCAAGGAGAAGGCCGCCACTCGCGCGCGCGACGCGCTGAACGCCGCGCGGCGCGGCCTGCCGATGGTGGAGGTCGACAAGGAGTACTACTTCGACGGCTCCGCCGGGAAGGCGACGCTGCTCGACCTCTTCGACGGGCGTGACCAGCTGATCGTCTACCACTTCATGTTCGCCCCCGAATGGGACGCGGGCTGCCGCAGCTGCTCCGCCTTCCTCGACCAGATCGGACACCTGGCGCATCTGCGGGCCCGCGGCACGAACTTCGTGGCCGTGTCGCGCGCCCCGTACACCGCGCTCCTCACCTTCAAGGCACGCATGGGCTGGACCGTGCCCTGGTTCTCGACGAACGGCGGCGACTTCAACTACGACTTCCAGGCGTCCTTCACCGAGGAGCCGCGCGATGTGCCCGCGATCAACTGCTTCCTGCGGGACGGCGACCGCGTCTACCACACGTACGCGACGTTCGCCCGAGGCCTGGACGGCATCGGCTCCACGAGCAGCCTCCTCGACCTTACGGCGCTCGGCCGGCAGGAGGAGTGGGAGCGGCCCGCGGGGCGTGCCTCGGCACTCGGGGCCCCCGCGGGCAGCGCGCGGGTGCGGTATCACGACGAGTACGAAGACTGA